Proteins encoded by one window of Sphingosinicella sp. BN140058:
- the rpsL gene encoding 30S ribosomal protein S12 produces the protein MPTINQLIRKGREPQKAKSKVPAMEQNPQKRGVCTRVYTTTPKKPNSALRKVAKVRLTNQREVISYIPGEGHNLQEHSVVLIRGGRVRDLPGVRYHVLRGVLDTQGVKDRRQSRSKYGAKRPK, from the coding sequence ATGCCGACGATCAATCAGCTGATCCGCAAGGGTCGCGAGCCGCAGAAGGCGAAATCCAAGGTTCCCGCGATGGAGCAGAACCCGCAGAAGCGGGGCGTCTGCACGCGCGTCTACACCACGACCCCGAAGAAGCCGAATTCGGCGCTGCGCAAGGTCGCCAAGGTTCGCCTGACGAACCAGCGCGAAGTGATCAGCTACATTCCCGGCGAGGGCCACAACCTTCAGGAGCACTCGGTGGTCCTGATCCGCGGCGGCCGCGTCCGCGACCTTCCGGGTGTCCGTTACCACGTCCTTCGCGGCGTGCTCGACACCCAGGGCGTCAAGGACCGTCGTCAGTCCCGTTCGAAGTACGGCGCCAAGCGTCCGAAGTAA
- the rplD gene encoding 50S ribosomal protein L4, which produces MKVTVQTLDAQGSGEIELNDAVFGVEPRADILHRVVTWQLEKRRGTARGARERSDVARTGKKFGRQKGGGTARHGDRRAPIFIGGGKAHGPRVRDFNPSLNKKIRALGLKMALSSKASAGQLIVLDSLDVTEAKTKAVREQLAKLSLGKTALVIDGDALNVGFAQASSNLRQIDLLPAVGANVYDILKHETLVLTRAAVEKLEARFNG; this is translated from the coding sequence ATGAAGGTCACAGTTCAGACCCTCGATGCCCAGGGCAGCGGCGAGATCGAGCTCAACGATGCCGTGTTCGGCGTCGAGCCGCGCGCCGACATCCTGCACCGCGTCGTCACCTGGCAGCTCGAGAAGCGTCGCGGCACCGCCCGCGGAGCCCGCGAGCGTTCGGATGTCGCCCGCACCGGCAAGAAGTTCGGCCGCCAGAAGGGTGGCGGTACCGCCCGTCACGGCGATCGCCGCGCACCGATCTTCATCGGCGGCGGCAAGGCCCACGGTCCCCGCGTTCGCGATTTTAATCCGTCGCTGAACAAGAAGATCCGCGCGCTCGGCCTCAAGATGGCGCTCAGCAGCAAGGCTTCGGCCGGCCAGCTGATCGTTCTCGACAGCCTGGACGTTACCGAGGCGAAGACCAAGGCGGTTCGCGAGCAGCTCGCCAAGCTCAGCCTCGGCAAGACCGCTCTCGTGATCGACGGCGACGCGCTCAATGTCGGCTTCGCCCAGGCGTCGTCGAACCTGCGTCAGATCGACCTCCTTCCGGCGGTCGGTGCCAACGTGTACGACATTCTGAAGCATGAGACTCTGGTGCTGACCCGCGCCGCGGTCGAGAAGCTGGAGGCCCGTTTCAATGGCTAA
- the rpsJ gene encoding 30S ribosomal protein S10 produces METQNIRIRLKAFDHRVLDQATGDIADTARRTGALIRGPIPLPTRIEKFTVNRSPHVDKKSREQFEVRTYKRLLDIVQPTPQTVDALMKLDLAAGVDVEIKLA; encoded by the coding sequence ATGGAAACGCAGAATATCCGCATTCGCCTGAAGGCGTTCGATCATCGTGTGCTCGATCAGGCGACCGGCGACATTGCCGATACGGCCCGTCGCACCGGCGCTCTCATCCGCGGCCCCATTCCTCTCCCGACGCGCATCGAGAAGTTCACCGTCAACCGTTCGCCCCACGTCGACAAGAAGTCGCGCGAACAGTTCGAGGTGCGCACCTACAAGCGGCTGCTCGATATCGTCCAGCCGACTCCGCAGACGGTCGATGCGCTGATGAAGCTCGATCTCGCGGCAGGTGTTGATGTCGAGATCAAGTTGGCCTAA
- a CDS encoding cupin domain-containing protein has translation MKGYCDNIEDVTVANEDFRRVLYTGKNLQLVLMTLKPGEEIGEEVHEDRDQFFRIEEGAGTIYIDGTPNKVEDDFAVIVPAGARHNVVNDGTEPLRLYTLYGPPEHKDGVVHKTKEQADRDHENDEWTGETTE, from the coding sequence ATGAAGGGTTATTGCGACAACATCGAAGACGTCACGGTTGCCAACGAAGATTTCCGCCGGGTGCTCTACACCGGCAAGAACCTGCAGCTGGTGCTGATGACCCTGAAGCCCGGCGAGGAGATCGGCGAGGAGGTCCACGAGGATCGAGACCAGTTCTTCCGGATCGAGGAAGGTGCCGGGACCATCTACATCGACGGCACCCCGAACAAGGTTGAGGACGATTTCGCCGTCATCGTACCCGCGGGTGCCCGTCACAACGTGGTCAACGACGGCACCGAACCGCTGCGTCTGTACACCCTGTATGGGCCGCCGGAGCATAAGGACGGCGTCGTTCATAAGACCAAGGAACAGGCCGACCGCGATCACGAGAATGACGAGTGGACCGGCGAGACGACCGAATAG
- a CDS encoding Nramp family divalent metal transporter yields MSRDLDFQASSALPPFGTAEMPPTPRSWWRIVGPGIVAAGVGLASGEFILYPYIASQVGLVFIWAAAAGLITQFFINMEIERYTLATGETVLTGFSRLGRHWGLIFALLAILANLWPGWATGAATLITFLVGGNVSLIAIAILVLIGLILTLSPVVYRALERTQMLKVAGVCALILLAILFAIPGDLWGKAPALAADVRIPAETLGWPLLLGALAYAGAGGGQNLCQSNWIRDKGFGMGIHAPKIVSPLTGEPVADAGTGWQFEPNAEAMGRWRAWWRFANLEQLATFVTISFLTILFTSLLAYATLSGRTDLPRDISFLQIEAATLSTLVGPWFGTLFLAIGAFSLFAAALGIVDYTARLTADVLRTSYMKRTSESVVYACIVWAIVLVGIAIIGTGLDQPLILLVIAGCVAAFMMFVYSALLIVLNRRLLAPEIRPAAYRIGFLVWAVALFGTLSVITILDQAKKLVG; encoded by the coding sequence ATGAGCCGCGATCTCGACTTCCAAGCTTCGAGCGCGCTTCCGCCGTTCGGAACGGCCGAGATGCCGCCGACGCCGCGCTCCTGGTGGCGGATCGTCGGACCTGGAATCGTTGCCGCCGGCGTCGGGCTCGCCTCGGGCGAGTTCATTCTCTACCCTTATATCGCGAGTCAGGTCGGCCTGGTGTTCATCTGGGCGGCGGCGGCGGGCCTCATCACCCAGTTCTTCATCAACATGGAAATCGAGCGCTACACGCTCGCCACCGGCGAGACCGTGCTCACCGGCTTCAGCCGCCTCGGCCGCCATTGGGGGCTGATCTTTGCTCTGCTCGCGATCCTGGCCAACCTCTGGCCCGGCTGGGCGACCGGAGCGGCGACCCTGATCACCTTTCTGGTCGGCGGCAACGTCAGCCTGATCGCGATCGCAATTCTCGTCCTTATCGGCCTGATCCTGACGCTGTCGCCGGTCGTCTATCGTGCCCTCGAGCGCACACAGATGCTCAAGGTCGCCGGAGTCTGTGCCCTGATCCTGCTCGCCATCCTGTTCGCGATCCCCGGCGATCTGTGGGGCAAGGCACCGGCGCTCGCCGCTGACGTCCGCATTCCTGCCGAAACGCTCGGCTGGCCGCTGCTGCTCGGCGCGCTGGCCTATGCCGGGGCAGGGGGCGGCCAGAATCTCTGCCAGTCCAACTGGATCCGCGACAAGGGCTTCGGGATGGGCATCCACGCGCCCAAGATCGTCAGCCCGCTGACCGGAGAGCCCGTCGCGGATGCCGGCACCGGCTGGCAGTTCGAACCGAATGCCGAGGCCATGGGCCGTTGGCGCGCCTGGTGGCGCTTCGCGAATCTGGAACAACTCGCCACCTTCGTAACGATCAGTTTCCTCACCATCCTGTTCACCTCGTTGCTCGCCTACGCGACCCTGTCGGGGCGGACCGACTTGCCGCGCGACATCAGCTTTCTCCAGATCGAGGCGGCGACCCTGTCGACGCTGGTGGGGCCATGGTTCGGAACCCTGTTTCTGGCGATCGGCGCCTTTTCGCTGTTCGCGGCGGCGCTCGGGATCGTCGATTACACCGCCCGGCTGACCGCGGACGTGCTGCGGACCAGCTACATGAAGCGGACCAGCGAAAGCGTCGTCTATGCCTGCATCGTCTGGGCGATCGTGCTGGTCGGGATCGCGATCATTGGAACCGGCCTTGATCAGCCGTTGATCCTGCTCGTCATCGCCGGCTGCGTCGCCGCCTTCATGATGTTCGTCTATTCCGCATTGCTGATCGTGCTCAACCGGCGCCTGCTTGCGCCGGAGATCCGCCCGGCCGCCTACCGGATCGGCTTCCTCGTCTGGGCGGTGGCCTTGTTCGGCACTCTGTCGGTGATCACCATCCTCGATCAGGCGAAGAAGCTGGTCGGGTGA
- the fusA gene encoding elongation factor G: MARSHPLDRYRNIGIMAHIDAGKTTTTERILYYTGKSYKIGEVHEGTATMDWMEQEQERGITITSAATTCFWNDHRINIIDTPGHVDFTIEVERSLRVLDGAVACFDGVAGVEPQSETVWRQAEKYKVPRMCFVNKLDRTGASFERCVDMIKDRLGARPAVLYLPIGIEGSFKGLVDLVENRAIVWLEESLGAKFEYQDIPADLADAAATARADLIEIAVEQDDAIMESYLEGNEPDAATLKALIRKGTLNFSFVPVLCGSAFKNKGVQPLLDAVVDYLPSPLDIPPVEGINPDTEATDTRPAADDAPFSALAFKIMNDPFVGSLTFARIYSGKLEKSTVLNSVKDKKEKIGRMLLMHANSREDIDVAYAGDIVALAGLKETTTGDTLCASNAPIILERMEFPEPVIELSVEPKTKADQEKMGIALNRLAAEDPSFRVSTDHESGQTIIKGMGELHLEILVDRMKREFKVDANVGAPQVAYREYLAKPVELTYTHKKQSGGSGQFGEVKVKVSPGERGSGFQFLDEIKGGNIPREYIPSVEKGMRETAESGSLIGFPIIDLTVQLLDGKYHDVDSSALAFEITGRGAMREAAQKAGIKLLEPVMKVEVVTPEDYLGDVIGDINSRRGQIQGTDTRGNAQAVEALVPLANMFGYVNELRSFTQGRAQYTMQFSHYDEVPANVAEEVKAKLA; encoded by the coding sequence ATGGCCCGCAGCCATCCGCTCGACCGCTATCGCAACATCGGCATCATGGCCCACATCGATGCCGGCAAGACGACGACGACCGAGCGTATCCTCTATTACACCGGCAAGTCCTACAAGATCGGCGAAGTCCATGAGGGCACCGCCACCATGGACTGGATGGAGCAGGAGCAGGAGCGCGGGATCACGATCACGTCGGCCGCGACGACCTGTTTCTGGAACGATCACCGGATCAACATCATCGACACCCCCGGGCACGTCGACTTCACCATCGAAGTCGAGCGTTCGCTGCGCGTGCTCGACGGTGCGGTTGCCTGCTTCGACGGCGTTGCCGGCGTCGAGCCGCAGTCCGAGACCGTCTGGCGCCAGGCCGAGAAGTACAAGGTCCCGCGGATGTGCTTCGTCAACAAGCTCGACCGCACCGGCGCGAGCTTCGAGCGCTGCGTCGACATGATCAAGGATCGACTCGGCGCCCGCCCGGCCGTCCTCTATCTCCCGATCGGCATCGAAGGCAGCTTCAAGGGTCTCGTCGACCTGGTTGAAAATCGCGCCATCGTGTGGCTCGAGGAATCGCTCGGCGCGAAGTTCGAATATCAGGACATTCCGGCCGACCTGGCGGATGCCGCCGCAACCGCACGCGCCGACCTCATCGAGATCGCGGTCGAGCAGGACGATGCCATCATGGAATCGTACCTCGAAGGCAACGAGCCGGATGCCGCGACGCTGAAGGCGCTGATCCGCAAGGGCACGCTCAACTTTTCGTTCGTCCCGGTCCTCTGCGGCTCGGCGTTCAAGAATAAGGGCGTCCAGCCGCTGCTCGACGCGGTCGTCGACTATCTGCCGTCTCCGCTCGACATTCCGCCGGTCGAAGGCATCAATCCGGACACGGAAGCGACCGACACCCGTCCGGCCGCCGACGATGCGCCGTTCTCGGCACTCGCCTTCAAGATCATGAACGATCCGTTCGTCGGCTCGCTCACCTTCGCCCGGATTTATTCGGGCAAGCTCGAGAAGAGCACCGTGCTCAACTCGGTGAAGGACAAGAAGGAAAAGATCGGCCGCATGCTGCTGATGCATGCCAACAGCCGCGAGGACATCGATGTGGCTTATGCCGGCGATATCGTTGCTCTCGCCGGTCTCAAGGAGACCACCACCGGGGACACGCTCTGCGCCTCGAACGCGCCGATCATCCTCGAGCGGATGGAATTCCCGGAGCCGGTTATCGAGCTGTCGGTGGAGCCGAAGACCAAGGCCGACCAGGAAAAGATGGGCATCGCGCTCAACCGCCTGGCTGCCGAGGATCCTTCGTTCCGCGTGTCGACCGATCACGAATCGGGCCAGACGATCATCAAGGGGATGGGCGAGCTCCACCTCGAGATCCTCGTCGATCGCATGAAGCGCGAGTTCAAGGTGGACGCCAATGTCGGCGCGCCGCAGGTCGCCTATCGCGAGTATCTCGCGAAGCCGGTCGAGCTCACCTACACCCACAAGAAGCAGTCGGGCGGCTCCGGCCAGTTCGGCGAAGTGAAGGTGAAGGTTTCGCCGGGCGAGCGTGGCTCGGGCTTCCAGTTCCTCGACGAGATCAAGGGCGGCAACATCCCGCGCGAATATATTCCGTCGGTGGAAAAGGGCATGCGTGAAACCGCCGAGAGCGGTTCGCTGATCGGCTTCCCGATCATCGATCTCACCGTGCAGCTGCTCGACGGCAAGTATCACGACGTCGACTCGTCGGCGCTGGCGTTCGAAATCACCGGTCGCGGTGCAATGCGCGAAGCGGCTCAGAAGGCCGGCATCAAGCTGCTCGAGCCGGTGATGAAGGTGGAAGTCGTCACCCCCGAGGATTATCTCGGCGACGTGATCGGCGACATCAACAGCCGTCGTGGTCAGATCCAGGGCACCGACACGCGGGGCAACGCCCAGGCGGTCGAGGCGCTGGTGCCGCTTGCGAATATGTTCGGCTACGTTAATGAGCTGCGGTCCTTCACCCAGGGCCGGGCGCAGTACACGATGCAGTTCTCGCATTACGACGAAGTCCCGGCGAACGTCGCGGAAGAGGTCAAGGCGAAGCTCGCTTGA
- the tuf gene encoding elongation factor Tu: MAKAKFERTKPHCNIGTIGHVDHGKTSLTAAITKVLAETGGATFTSYDNIDKAPEERERGITISTAHVEYETEQRHYAHVDCPGHADYVKNMITGAAQMDGGILVVSAADGPMPQTREHILLARQVGVPALVVFMNKVDQVDDEELLELVELEIRELLSSYDFPGDDIPIVKGSALAALEDSDRKIGHDAILELMTAVDSYIPQPERPLDKPFLMPIEDVFSISGRGTVVTGRVETGIVKVGEEVEIVGIKDTRKTVVTGVEMFRKLLDQGQAGDNIGALIRGVGREEVERGQVLCKPGSIRPHTDFQAEVYVLSKDEGGRHTPFFANYRPQFYFRTTDVTGEVVLPEGTEMVMPGDNVQIGVKLIAPIAMDQGLRFAIREGGRTVGAGVVAEITK; encoded by the coding sequence ATGGCGAAAGCTAAGTTCGAGCGGACGAAACCGCACTGCAACATCGGCACCATCGGTCACGTCGACCATGGCAAGACGTCGCTGACCGCGGCGATCACCAAGGTCCTCGCCGAGACCGGCGGCGCGACGTTCACCAGCTACGACAACATCGACAAGGCGCCGGAAGAGCGTGAGCGCGGCATCACCATCTCGACCGCGCACGTCGAGTACGAGACCGAGCAGCGTCACTATGCGCACGTCGATTGCCCGGGCCACGCCGACTATGTGAAGAACATGATCACCGGCGCCGCGCAGATGGACGGCGGCATCCTGGTGGTTTCGGCCGCCGACGGCCCGATGCCGCAGACCCGCGAGCACATCCTGCTCGCCCGTCAGGTCGGCGTTCCGGCGCTCGTCGTGTTCATGAACAAGGTCGACCAGGTCGACGACGAGGAGCTCCTCGAGCTCGTCGAGCTCGAGATTCGCGAGCTGCTCTCGTCCTACGACTTCCCGGGCGACGACATTCCGATCGTCAAGGGTTCGGCGCTCGCCGCCCTCGAGGACTCGGACCGCAAGATCGGTCACGATGCGATCCTGGAGCTGATGACTGCCGTCGACAGCTACATTCCGCAGCCTGAGCGTCCGCTCGACAAGCCGTTCCTGATGCCGATCGAAGACGTGTTCTCGATCTCCGGCCGCGGCACCGTCGTCACCGGCCGTGTCGAAACCGGCATCGTCAAGGTCGGCGAGGAAGTCGAGATCGTCGGCATCAAGGACACCCGCAAGACCGTCGTCACCGGCGTCGAAATGTTCCGCAAGCTGCTCGATCAGGGCCAGGCCGGCGACAACATCGGTGCGCTGATCCGCGGCGTTGGTCGTGAGGAAGTCGAGCGCGGCCAGGTTCTCTGCAAGCCGGGTTCGATCCGTCCGCACACCGACTTCCAGGCGGAAGTCTATGTCCTCTCGAAGGACGAAGGCGGTCGTCACACGCCGTTCTTCGCCAACTACCGTCCGCAATTCTACTTCCGCACGACCGACGTGACGGGCGAAGTGGTTCTGCCGGAAGGCACCGAGATGGTGATGCCGGGCGACAACGTGCAGATCGGCGTCAAGCTGATTGCCCCGATCGCGATGGACCAGGGCCTCCGCTTCGCGATCCGCGAAGGCGGCCGGACCGTCGGCGCAGGGGTTGTCGCCGAGATCACGAAGTAA
- a CDS encoding DUF3140 domain-containing protein has translation MSLDPAAVRAAFAAAVNMDAAELEEWLETPESLSVGQKKDGALESVGHAAGRRLVTLLRSDPGALDEDAYRLMRKAVGFIRRHRAQEPANMVTSRWRYALMNWGHDPLK, from the coding sequence ATGAGCCTCGATCCCGCGGCGGTGCGCGCGGCGTTCGCCGCCGCGGTCAACATGGATGCGGCCGAACTCGAAGAGTGGCTCGAGACTCCGGAGAGCCTCTCCGTCGGTCAGAAGAAGGACGGGGCGCTGGAAAGCGTCGGCCACGCCGCCGGCCGCCGCCTCGTCACCCTCCTGCGCAGCGATCCCGGGGCGCTCGACGAAGACGCGTATCGGCTGATGCGGAAGGCTGTCGGCTTCATCCGCCGGCACCGCGCCCAGGAACCCGCCAACATGGTGACCTCGCGCTGGCGTTACGCGCTGATGAACTGGGGCCACGATCCGCTCAAGTGA
- a CDS encoding 50S ribosomal protein L23, which yields MAKAKNGQVDINHYDVVLAPHITEKSTLLSEQNAVVFKVASEATKPQIKAAVEALFNVSVTGVNTLTQKGKTKRWKGRPYKRSDVKKAIVTLAEGQTIDVTTGI from the coding sequence ATGGCTAAGGCAAAGAACGGCCAGGTCGACATCAATCATTATGATGTCGTCCTCGCGCCCCACATCACCGAGAAGTCGACCCTGCTCAGCGAGCAGAATGCGGTCGTCTTCAAGGTCGCGAGCGAGGCCACCAAGCCGCAGATCAAGGCAGCGGTCGAGGCCCTGTTCAACGTCAGCGTCACCGGTGTGAATACGCTGACGCAGAAGGGCAAGACCAAGCGCTGGAAGGGCCGTCCCTACAAGCGCTCCGACGTCAAGAAGGCGATCGTGACTTTGGCCGAGGGCCAGACGATCGACGTCACCACCGGTATCTGA
- the rpsG gene encoding 30S ribosomal protein S7: MSRRRRPEKREILPDPKFGDVVLSKFMNSVMLDGKKSVAEGIVYGALDTVETRAKRDPIGVFHDALNNVKPGIEVRSRRVGGATYQVPVEVRTERAQALAIRWLIASARSRSENTMAARLSGELLDAANNRGNAVKKREDTHRMAEANRAFSHYRW; encoded by the coding sequence ATGTCCCGTCGTCGTCGCCCAGAAAAGCGCGAAATCCTGCCCGATCCGAAGTTCGGAGACGTGGTTCTCTCGAAGTTCATGAACTCCGTCATGCTGGACGGAAAGAAGTCGGTCGCAGAAGGCATTGTCTATGGTGCGCTCGACACCGTCGAGACCCGCGCCAAGCGCGATCCGATCGGTGTCTTCCATGATGCGCTCAACAACGTGAAGCCCGGCATCGAAGTCCGCAGCCGCCGCGTCGGCGGTGCGACCTATCAGGTCCCGGTCGAAGTCCGCACCGAGCGTGCGCAGGCGCTCGCGATCCGCTGGCTGATCGCCTCGGCCCGCTCGCGCAGCGAGAACACGATGGCCGCCCGCCTGTCCGGGGAGCTGCTCGATGCCGCCAACAATCGCGGCAATGCGGTCAAGAAGCGCGAGGACACGCACCGCATGGCGGAAGCCAATCGCGCCTTCTCGCATTATCGCTGGTAA
- a CDS encoding amidohydrolase family protein produces the protein MRQIPFAALLLAAASPVSAETIVVTADRMVDVLAGKVVEEPVVVITDGRIASVVSRGGARPNIPEGAKRIDLPGKTLLPGLIDMHVHLDSNPRFGGYTGLQFTDMFWVAQGVQNAQDMLRAGFTTVRNVGSEHYSDVGYKQAIDEGLMVGPRIVPAAHALSATGGHCDQTYLPPSFKAKGEAVGDGPQELRARVREQRKYGAEVIKVCATGGVFSRNTEPGQQQLSEDELRAIAEEAHQWGLKVAAHAHGAAGIKAAIRAGIDTIEHASLIDAEGIRLAKERGAYLSMDIFNTEYTQAEGAKNGVLEDNLRKDREVAQIQRDNFRAAHKAGARMIFGSDAGVMPHGTVGGQFRWMVEYGMSPMEAIQAATRTAAQALGRDKDVGAIAAGRYGDIIAVSGDPIANIRELEDVDVVIKGGEVVKNEG, from the coding sequence ATGCGCCAAATCCCCTTCGCCGCTCTTCTGCTCGCCGCCGCGTCACCCGTCTCCGCCGAAACAATCGTGGTGACTGCCGATCGCATGGTCGACGTGCTGGCCGGGAAGGTTGTGGAGGAACCGGTGGTGGTGATCACCGACGGGCGCATCGCGTCGGTGGTGTCGCGCGGCGGCGCCAGGCCGAACATACCCGAAGGCGCCAAGCGGATCGATCTTCCGGGCAAGACGCTTCTGCCGGGGCTGATCGACATGCACGTCCACCTCGACTCCAATCCGCGTTTCGGCGGCTATACCGGTCTGCAATTCACCGACATGTTCTGGGTCGCCCAGGGCGTCCAAAATGCCCAGGACATGCTGCGCGCCGGCTTCACCACTGTTCGCAATGTCGGATCGGAACATTATTCCGATGTCGGCTACAAGCAGGCGATCGACGAGGGCCTCATGGTGGGGCCGCGCATCGTTCCGGCGGCGCACGCGCTGTCGGCGACCGGCGGCCATTGCGACCAAACCTATCTGCCGCCGTCGTTCAAGGCAAAGGGCGAGGCGGTCGGCGACGGTCCGCAGGAGCTGCGCGCCCGGGTTCGCGAGCAGCGCAAATATGGTGCCGAGGTGATCAAGGTCTGCGCCACGGGCGGAGTCTTCTCGCGCAATACCGAGCCCGGGCAGCAACAGCTCTCCGAGGACGAGCTTCGCGCCATTGCCGAAGAAGCGCATCAATGGGGCCTGAAGGTTGCCGCGCACGCCCATGGCGCAGCCGGCATCAAGGCGGCCATTCGCGCCGGCATCGACACGATCGAACATGCCAGCCTGATCGATGCCGAAGGCATTCGCCTTGCCAAGGAGCGCGGAGCTTATCTGTCGATGGACATCTTCAATACCGAATATACCCAGGCGGAGGGCGCCAAGAACGGCGTTCTCGAGGACAATCTGCGCAAGGACCGGGAAGTCGCTCAGATCCAACGCGACAATTTCCGAGCGGCGCACAAGGCCGGCGCGCGGATGATCTTTGGCTCCGACGCCGGCGTGATGCCGCATGGAACGGTTGGTGGCCAATTCCGCTGGATGGTCGAATATGGGATGAGCCCGATGGAGGCGATCCAGGCGGCCACTCGGACCGCGGCGCAGGCGCTCGGCCGCGACAAGGATGTCGGCGCGATCGCCGCCGGGCGCTATGGCGACATCATCGCGGTGAGCGGAGATCCGATCGCCAACATCCGTGAGCTCGAAGACGTCGATGTCGTGATCAAGGGCGGCGAGGTCGTCAAGAACGAGGGATGA
- the rplC gene encoding 50S ribosomal protein L3 gives MRTGVIAKKMGMTRLFQEDGRHVPVTVLALDNLQVVARKEADNDGYVAVQLGAGTAKAKNLSKPERGHFGKAEVEPKARIAEFRVAEDALLDVGAEISADHFAIGQLVDIQGVTQGKGFAGGMKRWGFGGLRATHGVSVSHRSLGSTGQRQDPGRVFKNKKMAGHMGAKNRTQQNLEVVRTDVERGLIFVKGSVPGHKGGWLLVKDAVKVARPAEAPYPAGIRQANVTTDAPAPAEATEGQEG, from the coding sequence ATGCGCACTGGCGTGATCGCTAAGAAAATGGGTATGACCCGACTGTTCCAGGAAGACGGCCGTCACGTGCCGGTTACCGTCCTGGCTCTCGACAATCTTCAGGTGGTGGCTCGCAAGGAAGCGGACAACGACGGCTACGTCGCCGTTCAGCTCGGAGCCGGCACTGCCAAGGCCAAGAACCTGTCCAAGCCGGAGCGCGGCCACTTCGGCAAGGCCGAAGTCGAGCCCAAGGCCCGCATTGCGGAATTCCGCGTTGCCGAGGATGCGCTGCTCGACGTGGGCGCGGAGATCTCGGCCGACCATTTCGCCATCGGCCAGTTGGTCGACATCCAGGGCGTGACCCAGGGTAAGGGCTTTGCCGGCGGTATGAAGCGTTGGGGCTTCGGCGGTCTTCGCGCCACCCACGGCGTTTCCGTGTCGCACCGTTCGCTCGGCTCGACCGGTCAGCGTCAGGATCCGGGCCGCGTCTTCAAGAACAAGAAGATGGCCGGCCACATGGGCGCGAAGAACCGCACCCAGCAGAACCTCGAAGTGGTCCGCACCGACGTCGAGCGCGGCCTGATCTTCGTCAAGGGTTCCGTGCCTGGACACAAAGGCGGCTGGCTGCTGGTCAAGGACGCCGTCAAGGTCGCCCGCCCGGCCGAAGCTCCGTATCCGGCCGGCATTCGCCAGGCCAACGTCACCACTGACGCTCCCGCCCCGGCGGAAGCGACCGAAGGCCAGGAAGGCTAA
- the rplB gene encoding 50S ribosomal protein L2 produces MALKTYNPTTSSQRGLILVDKSALWKGKPVKALTEGKRKTGGRNNKGHVTSRGIAGGHKQRYRYIDFKRRKWDVPATVERLEYDPNRTAFIALVKYEDGEQAYIIAPQRLAPGDVVVAGRRTDVKPGNAMELGSIPVGTIVHNVEMKPGKGAQIARSAGTYVQVVGRDRGMVIVRLNSGEQRYIHANCMATIGAVSNPDNQNQNFGKAGRTRWMGRRPLTRGVAKNPVDHPHGGGEGRTSGGRHPVTPWGKPTKGARTRNNKATDKMIIRSRHAKKKR; encoded by the coding sequence ATGGCACTCAAGACCTATAATCCGACGACCTCGTCGCAGCGCGGCCTGATCCTCGTCGACAAATCGGCGCTCTGGAAGGGCAAGCCGGTCAAGGCGCTTACCGAAGGCAAGCGCAAGACCGGCGGACGCAACAACAAGGGCCATGTGACCTCGCGCGGCATCGCCGGCGGTCACAAGCAGCGTTACCGCTACATCGACTTCAAGCGCCGCAAGTGGGACGTTCCCGCGACTGTCGAGCGTCTGGAATACGATCCCAACCGCACCGCGTTCATCGCGCTGGTGAAGTATGAGGATGGCGAGCAGGCCTACATCATCGCGCCGCAGCGCCTCGCCCCCGGCGACGTCGTCGTCGCCGGCCGCCGCACCGACGTGAAGCCGGGCAATGCGATGGAACTCGGCTCGATCCCGGTCGGCACCATCGTCCACAACGTGGAAATGAAGCCGGGCAAGGGTGCGCAGATCGCCCGCTCCGCCGGCACCTATGTCCAGGTGGTCGGTCGTGACCGCGGCATGGTCATCGTCAGGCTGAATTCGGGCGAGCAGCGTTATATCCACGCGAACTGCATGGCGACGATCGGTGCGGTGTCGAACCCCGACAACCAGAACCAGAACTTCGGCAAGGCCGGTCGCACCCGCTGGATGGGCCGTCGACCGCTGACCCGCGGTGTCGCCAAGAACCCGGTCGACCACCCGCACGGCGGTGGTGAAGGCCGGACCTCGGGCGGCCGTCACCCGGTTACCCCGTGGGGCAAGCCGACCAAGGGTGCCCGCACCCGCAACAACAAGGCGACGGACAAGATGATCATCCGTTCGCGCCATGCTAAGAAGAAGAGGTAA